CTATGAGAAGGCCCTGTCTCTCGACCCCAACTGCGCGGCCGCGACCTTCCGCCTCGGGTCCATCGAGGCGCTTCGCGGCGACGCCGACCGCGCCCTCGAGCACTACACCACGCTGGCCGCGGCCCCGGCCGTCTACGTCAATGCGCTCATCAACCTCGGCGTCCTCTACGAGGACCGCCGCGAGTACGAGAAGGCGATTCCCTGCTACCGCCAGGTCCTGCGCGCCTGCCCCAACCACCCGCGGGCAAGGATGTTCCTGAAGGACGCGCATGCGGCTCTCGACATGACCTATGACGAGGACCGCCAGCGCGAGCTCGAGCGGCGTGAGAAGCTCATGGCCATTCCGATCAGCGACTTCGAGTTCTCCGTGCGCGTGCGCAACTGCCTGCAACGCATTGACATCGAGACCCTCGGCGACCTCTGCCGCCTGACGGAAGAGGAACTCCTGGGCTCCAGGAACTTCGGCGAAACGTCTCTCCAGGAGATCAAGGAGGTCCTCCAGGCGCGCGGCCTGCGCCTGGGCGAGGGCCGCGAGGAACTCCTCGCTCCGCTGGCGGCCTCGGCCGCAGGCGCTGCCGCGCCCGGCGTGCCCGCGGGGGCCGACGAGGCGGTGCTGGCCATCCCCATCGCCGACCTCAACCTCTCCATGCGCAGCCGCAAGTGCATGGACCGCCTGGGCATCTCCACCCTCGGCCAGCTCATCGATCACACGCCGGAGCAGCTTCTGGCGAGCAGGAACTTCGGGCGCACGTCGCTCAACGAAGTCAACGAGAAGCTGGCTCGGTACGGTCTGACCCTGAAGCAGACGCCGGCGCCCGAAGAGGCGGACGAGGACGACGATGACATCGCGCCGGAGGAAGAGCTCGTGAGGATGGATAGCGAGCACGAAGCCCCCGATGAAGGCGAGTGAGCCCACTCTGGTCCACGCCTGCTGCGCCCCTTGCCTCTGCGCGATCCTGGATCCGTTGCGCGGGGATGGAGCCGTGCCCACCGCCTTTTTCTACAACCCCAACATCCACCCGCTGCTCGAGTTCCGCAAGCGGCTCAAGGCCACCCAGGTGTTCTGCGAGCGCGAGCGGGTGCCGCTGATCGCCTGCGAGGCCTACGGGCTCGAGGAGTTCCTCCAGGCCCTGGCGGGAAGGCACTCGGGGCCGGAGCGTTGCGCGGTGTGCTATGGCCTGCGGCTGGAGGCCGCCGCACGTTGCGCGGCGGAGAAGGGGTTCCCCCGCTTCACGACCACGCTCCTCGTCAGCCCCCACCAGGATCGAGAGGCCGTGTGCCGCCTGGGCCATGCTGCCGCTCGGCGCTTCGGCGCGACCTTCGACGACACCGACCGCCGCGCCCTGCACGATGCGGGCGTCGAACGCGCCCGCCACCTTCAGCTCTACCGCCAGCAGTACTGCGGCTGCATCTTCAGCGAATGCGAGCGTTACCGCGATACAACCGCCGAGTTGTACCGCGGCGGGTCCCCCTCCCCGACGGCCGAGTCGAGACGAATTGGCCATGGCTAGAAGCCGCCGCGCGCGTGCGAGGATTCGACGAGCCGTGGCCACTGCCGCCGCCGCGTGCGGCATGGTCGCGCTGTGCCTCGCGCCGTCGTGCACCCGACGGCCCGGCCCCGTACACGTCCCGTCCGAAGTCATCGCCTCCACAGGCGTCGCCCGGCCCGCCCGTGTGCTCCTGGCCGAGGGCATCGAGAGCGCCGCTGTCTCCATCGCATCGCCCTACACCGTGGAGCCGTGGGGCGAGCGGCGGCGCGGCACGCCGCCCGTGCTCGCCACCTGCCCCCCGCTCGCCAACGGCAGCGTGCGGATCACCGCGTCCGCCATCATCGCGGGCGACCGGCATTTCCCCGACGACGCCGTGTTGCTCCGCGTGCAGAGCCGCGCGGCGCTCACGCTCAACGGCCGCCGCTATCGCGGCGACCTGGCCGTCCTGCGCACCGGGCCCGCCCAGTTCGACCTGCTGAACGTGTTGCCCGTCGAAGATTACCTGTATGGCGTACTCGCCGGCGAGACCTTCCCCGCCTGGCCCGCCGCGACGCTCGAGGCCCAGGCCATCATCGCCCGGTCGTACGCCCTCTGGCGCATGGCCGAGCGGCGCGAGGGGCGCTTCGACCTCTACGCCACCGTGATGGACCAGAACTACCTCGGCATGGAAAAGGAGGACCCGCGTCTCGTGGCGGCCGTGGACCGCACAGCGGGCCTGGCGCTCCTCTACCAGATGAGGCTCTTCCGCTGCTACTACCACTCGACCTGCGGCGGCCACACCAGCGCCGTGCAGGACGTGTTCCCCGAGCCGCCCCTGCTGCCGCTGTCGGCGGTGCCCTGCCAGTACTGCAAGGACTCGAAGCACTTCGCCTGGAAGCGCACGTTCACGAAGGCGGAGATCGCTTCGGCGCTCGCCGAGAAGGGCTACAGCGTGCCCCGCCTGGCCTCGCTCGCCGTGGCCAGCCGCACCCCATCGGGCCGGGCCAAGGAGCTCTCGCTGGGCCTCCCGGGCGACCGGCGCGTCACGATGCTGGCCAGCGACTTCCGCCTCGCCGTGGGGCCGGGCAAGCTGCCCAGCGTGTGGTTCGAGGTGCGCGACCTGGGCGCCAGCCTGGAGTTCACCGGCCACGGCTTCGGCCACGGCGTGGGCCTGTGCCAGTGGGGCGCCAAGGGAATGGCCGACGCGGGGTTCGGGGCGGCCGAGATTCTGCGTCACTACTATCCGGGCGCGCAGCTTCAACGGCTCTACGAGCCACGAGGCTCCATTTGACGCAGCGGGCGTTCTTTGGTATTGATGCGACTTCTGGCGCCGCGCGCGCCGGCTGGCTCCAGACCCCACACGGGCGAGTGGAGACCCCCGCCTTCATGCCCGTGGGCACCCAGGGCGCCGTGAAGGCCCTGCTGCCGAGCCAGCTCGAGGCGGCCGGCGTCCAGATGCTCCTTGGCAATGCGTATCACCTCCATCTGAGGCCCGGCGAGCAAGTCGTCGCGGGGCTCGGAGGGCTGCACGGCTTCATGGCCTGGCCACACCCGATCCTGACCGACAGCGGCGGGTTCCAGGTCTTCTCGCTGGCCGAACTGCGGCGGGTGACCGAGGAAGGCGTCGAGTTCCGCTCGCACATTGATGGCGCGCGGCTCGTGCTCACGCCGGAGCGGGCCACCGAGATCCAGAACGCGTTGGGGGCCGATGTGATCATGGCCTTCGACGATTGCGTGCCCTACCCGTGCGAGCGCGACGCGGCCGAGCTGGCCATGCGGCGCACCCTGGCCTGGGCGAGGCGCTGTCAGCGGGCCCACGCGCGCCCCGCCGACCAGGCCCTGTTCGCCATCGTGCAGGGCAGCGTGTTCGAGGACTTGCGCCTCGAGTGCGCCGAGCGGCTGGCGGACCTGGATTTCCCCGGCTACGCCGTGGGCGGCGTGAGCGTGGGCGAGGGCGACGAGCTGATGTACCGCGTGCTCGACGCCACCGTGCCGCGCCTCCCGGCCGCGAAGCCGCGCTATCTGATGGGGGTGGGCACGCCGATGAACCTGATCGAGTGCATCGAGCGGGGCGTGGACCTCTTCGACTGCGTGCTGCCGACCCGCAACGGCCGCAGCGGCCACGCCTTCACGGCCCGCGGCGTCGTGCGGCTGCGCAACCTGCGCCACCGCAACGACCCGCGCCCGCTCGACGCGACGTGCGACTGCGCGACCTGTCGCGGCTTCTCGCGCGGCTACCTGCGCCACCTGTTCCAGGCGCGCGAGATTGCCGCCGCCGTGCTCACGTCGCTGCACAACGTGGCCTTCTACCAGCGCCTGGTGCGTGGCTGCCGCCAGGCGATTCTCGAGGGACGCCTGGCCGCCTTCAAGCGCGCCTTCCTCGAGGCCACCTCGCAGCCGGAGGACACCGAGAGTTCATGAACCCCTTTCCCACGCTCTGGCCCGCCCTACCCATCGTGTCTCAGGCCGCGCCCCAGCCGCCCGGCGGCAACCCGCTCATGCAGAGC
This genomic stretch from Planctomycetota bacterium harbors:
- a CDS encoding DNA-directed RNA polymerase subunit alpha C-terminal domain-containing protein, which codes for MAETSTQVLDVQQLLLGSKGDVAQYLLLRPAQGQSLDQRRRLEGLVIELMENPVADGKPLAREEAALIIGVGLWALGRLEEAIASLTAAGSPEADYFLGQCYLESGYFAKAVEAFERAQRAKAATKRLAAYGEAEAMAKGGRPEAALTNARALVRANPDDPTAHYLLGLCLDLTGRYEDAIAAYEKALSLDPNCAAATFRLGSIEALRGDADRALEHYTTLAAAPAVYVNALINLGVLYEDRREYEKAIPCYRQVLRACPNHPRARMFLKDAHAALDMTYDEDRQRELERREKLMAIPISDFEFSVRVRNCLQRIDIETLGDLCRLTEEELLGSRNFGETSLQEIKEVLQARGLRLGEGREELLAPLAASAAGAAAPGVPAGADEAVLAIPIADLNLSMRSRKCMDRLGISTLGQLIDHTPEQLLASRNFGRTSLNEVNEKLARYGLTLKQTPAPEEADEDDDDIAPEEELVRMDSEHEAPDEGE
- a CDS encoding epoxyqueuosine reductase QueH; the encoded protein is MKASEPTLVHACCAPCLCAILDPLRGDGAVPTAFFYNPNIHPLLEFRKRLKATQVFCERERVPLIACEAYGLEEFLQALAGRHSGPERCAVCYGLRLEAAARCAAEKGFPRFTTTLLVSPHQDREAVCRLGHAAARRFGATFDDTDRRALHDAGVERARHLQLYRQQYCGCIFSECERYRDTTAELYRGGSPSPTAESRRIGHG
- a CDS encoding SpoIID/LytB domain-containing protein; amino-acid sequence: MATAAAACGMVALCLAPSCTRRPGPVHVPSEVIASTGVARPARVLLAEGIESAAVSIASPYTVEPWGERRRGTPPVLATCPPLANGSVRITASAIIAGDRHFPDDAVLLRVQSRAALTLNGRRYRGDLAVLRTGPAQFDLLNVLPVEDYLYGVLAGETFPAWPAATLEAQAIIARSYALWRMAERREGRFDLYATVMDQNYLGMEKEDPRLVAAVDRTAGLALLYQMRLFRCYYHSTCGGHTSAVQDVFPEPPLLPLSAVPCQYCKDSKHFAWKRTFTKAEIASALAEKGYSVPRLASLAVASRTPSGRAKELSLGLPGDRRVTMLASDFRLAVGPGKLPSVWFEVRDLGASLEFTGHGFGHGVGLCQWGAKGMADAGFGAAEILRHYYPGAQLQRLYEPRGSI
- the tgt gene encoding tRNA guanosine(34) transglycosylase Tgt; its protein translation is MDATSGAARAGWLQTPHGRVETPAFMPVGTQGAVKALLPSQLEAAGVQMLLGNAYHLHLRPGEQVVAGLGGLHGFMAWPHPILTDSGGFQVFSLAELRRVTEEGVEFRSHIDGARLVLTPERATEIQNALGADVIMAFDDCVPYPCERDAAELAMRRTLAWARRCQRAHARPADQALFAIVQGSVFEDLRLECAERLADLDFPGYAVGGVSVGEGDELMYRVLDATVPRLPAAKPRYLMGVGTPMNLIECIERGVDLFDCVLPTRNGRSGHAFTARGVVRLRNLRHRNDPRPLDATCDCATCRGFSRGYLRHLFQAREIAAAVLTSLHNVAFYQRLVRGCRQAILEGRLAAFKRAFLEATSQPEDTESS